The Vigna unguiculata cultivar IT97K-499-35 chromosome 6, ASM411807v1, whole genome shotgun sequence genome contains a region encoding:
- the LOC114188671 gene encoding probable serine/threonine-protein kinase WNK9, with protein MNELQTDSSASSEFAEVDPTGRYGRYNEILGKGASKTVYRAFDEYQGIEVAWNQVKLYDFLQSPEDLERLYCEIHLLKTLKHKNIMKFYTSWVDTANRNINFVTEMFTSGTLRQYRQKHKRVNIRAVKHWCRQILRGLHYLHSHDPPVIHRDLKCDNIFVNGNQGEVKIGDLGLAAILRKSHAAHCVGTPEFMAPEVYEESYNELVDIYSFGMCVLEMVTFEYPYSECNHPAQIYKKVISGKKPEALYKVKDPEVREFVEKCVATVSLRLSARELLDDPFLQIDDYEYDLGPVESGTFDGKGSLIHQPYLNLHRSYSNMSTEHSNYFEYEGDWISHPAEIEPNGIELFKCHDDDEASEEDVDISIKGKKKDDGGIFLRLRIADKEGHIRNIYFPFDIEMDTALSVATEMVAELDITDQDVTSIADMIDGEIASLVPEWKPGPGIEETNHFVNNFFCNNCVSDDTSGGNIMDSHSHNQVGKNSQFPQCCRHGCTSMHGRFEEITFPSEYDNHVRGDTVTPIESNRLECQQYQELWNHQESCELSSVESDQSHSDEQYEQLDKSVLAEDKGKGVLGNKFAHDPGNPPRSLSGNYLSAISLLCPGSGSEYEKEVQQELRWLKAKHQMESRDLRDKSFGAAAKSSSHSRNKVHKTEQGIVVPLTETLNGVKNGIHLKPLCNFWDYDSSYRSLIQKSHSNLDMQSLKNCEVMCSHKEGIMATAKSFYTGSLRDTPYRTVSLPVDAVDI; from the exons atgaACGAACTTCAAACAGATTCCTCTGCCTCTTCGGAGTTCGCCGAAGTTGATCCTACTGGCAGATACGGCAGA TACAATGAAATCCTCGGCAAAGGAGCTTCAAAGACAGT ATATAGAGCATTTGATGAGTATCAAGGGATTGAAGTTGCTTGGAACCAAGTCAAGTTGTATGATTTTCTGCAGAGCCCCGAAGATCTCGAGAGGCTTTACTGTGAAATTCATCTTCTCAAGACGCTGAAGCACAAAAACATAATGAAGTTTTACACGTCTTGGGTGGATACTGCTAATAGGAATATCAACTTTGTGACTGAAATGTTCACTTCTGGCACCCTTAGGCA GTATAGACAAAAGCACAAAAGAGTTAACATTAGGGCTGTGAAGCATTGGTGTAGACAGATCCTGAGAGGGCTTCACTATCTTCATAGCCATGATCCACCTGTGATCCATAGAGATCTAAAATGTGATAATATTTTTGTCAATGGAAACCAAGGGGAAGTTAAGATTGGGGATCTTGGGTTGGCAGCAATTCTGCGCAAGTCTCATGCTGCTCATTGTGTAG GAACGCCTGAATTCATGGCACCAGAAGTTTATGAAGAATCCTATAACGAATTAGTGGACATATATTCCTTTGGGATGTGTGTGTTAGAAATGGTTACATTTGAATATCCTTATAGTGAATGTAATCATCCAGCGCAAATCTACAAGAAAGTTATTTCT GGGAAGAAACCAGAAGCCTTGTATAAGGTGAAGGATCCAGAAGTGCGTGAATTTGTTGAGAAATGTGTGGCAACAGTGTCCCTAAGGCTCTCTGCAAGGGAGCTTCTAGATGATCCTTTTCTTCAGATTGATGATTATGAGTATGATTTGGGACCTGTGGAGAGTGGAACATTTGATGGCAAGGGTTCTCTTATCCATCAGCCATATCTTAATCTTCACCGGAGCTATAGCAACATGAGTACTGAACACTCAAATTACTTTGAATATGAAGGAGACTGGATTTCTCATCCAGCTGAGATTGAACCCAATGGAATTGAACTTTTCAAGTgccatgatgatgatgaagccTCCGAAGAAGATGTTGACATAAGCATCAAGGGAAAGAAGAAAGATGATGGTGGAATTTTCTTGAGACTAAGAATTGCAGACAAAGAAG GACATATTCGAAATATTTATTTCCCATTTGACATAGAGATGGACACAGCATTGAGTGTAGCAACTGAAATGGTAGCAGAACTTGACATCACTGATCAGGATGTTACCAGCATAGCTGATATGATAGATGGGGAAATTGCTTCCTTGGTACCTGAATGGAAGCCAGGACCAGGAATTGAAGAAACTAACCATTTTGTAAACAATTTCTTTTGTAACAATTGTGTGTCTGATGATACTTCTGGTGGGAATATTATGGATTCTCATTCACATAATCAAGTTGGAAAGAACTCTCAGTTTCCTCAATGCTGTAGGCATGGATGTACTTCGATGCATGGCCGGTTCGAGGAGATAACCTTCCCATCTGAGTATGACAATCATGTTAGAGGGGATACAGTCACGCCTATCGAATCGAACCGACTGGAGTGCCAGCAGTATCAGGAGCTATGGAATCATCAAGAAAGTTGTGAACTGAGTTCAGTAGAGTCTGATCAAAGCCATTCTGATGAGCAATATGAACAGTTAGATAAATCAGTATTAGCAGAAGACAAAGGAAAGGGTGTTTTGGGAAACAAGTTTGCACATGATCCAGGAAACCCTCCACGAAGTTTATCTGGGAATTATTTGTCTGCTATCAGTTTGTTATGTCCTGGCTCAGGGAGTGAATATGAGAAAGAGGTTCAACAAGAACTTAGATGGCTCAAAGCAAAACACCAAATGGAGTCAAGGGATCTCAGGGATAAAAGTTTTGGTGCAGCAGCCAAATCTTCTTCACATTCTAGGAACAAAGTCCACAAAACAGAACAAGGCATTGTGGTACCATTGACAGAAACATTAAATGGAGTGAAAAATGGGATTCACTTGAAACCCTTGTGTAATTTCTGGGATTATGATTCCAGTTACCGTTCTCTAATCCAAAAGAGCCACTCCAATTTGGACATGCAAAGTCTAAAAAATTGTGAGGTGATGTGTTCTCACAAAGAAGGTATTATGGCTACTGCTAAGAGTTTTTACACAGGGTCACTTCGAGACACTCCATACAGAACAGTTTCCCTTCCCGTTGATGCTGtggatatataa